The DNA window ggaggaggaagaactAGTGAGTGTCAACGATGTCTAGGGGCACAGAAGCCACACCCTGGAGGGGCCCAGTGGTCAGTGATACCTCACCAATCCAAGCTGGGTAGGGAAGGGGAATCACCCTCTTAGGATACCAGGGAAAGGAGCCCACTCCACACTTTCCTTACCCACAGGCAGCCCCAGAACGTGGTGGGCGGTGGGCAGGGCAAAGCGGAACCTCTTGGTGTTGTGGCTCACAGTCTGGAGGATGGACGACACACACGTTTCACCAGGCAGGTCTGGTGCTGCAAAGTGCTTTGGGGCATCCCAACCACAGTGGATGGTCCCTCCTCTACCCGGGCTTTCCTCTACAACTTACCGTCTTGTCTAGCAGTCGCAGCAGGTACTTCTCATTGGGGTCCAGGAGAGTGACCTTTGGCCGGCGGGACTTTCGAACCAAGTACGAGCCCAAAGCCAGGCCAAGCACAGtcagcagccccacccccagggaggcCAGCAGGACTGGGCTCTGTGGGTAGAGAAGGCAGCGTGACCATCATGCTGGGGAAGAACCCGGGGAGTGGGTGGTGACTGTCCCATACGACCAGCCGCCCCAGGGATGGCTTTCCCGAGCTCCAGCGCGAGAGCCTTTCACCGCCAGAAAGGTAACCGGGGAAGGGTCCCAAGCCCGACTGTGCGGTACCGGGACCCCGGATTCCAGGGCAGGTGTAGAGCCCTGCGGAGCGGGGTCGGCGTCGAGAGCCCCAGGTCCGGAGCTGAGTGCCCAGAACGAGATGGGGCGGAGTCCCCTGGTGCAGGACGCGGAGCAAGGGTCTCACCGGTTGGAAGCCCATGACCGAGCACCTCGTCCTCCACCGCCAGGCCCGCGGACGGATCCCACAATGCGCCGCGGGGCGGGCAGGAGGCGGGGCGGGCAGGAGGCGGGGCGGGCAGGAGGCGGGGCGGGCAGGAGGCGGGGCGGGCAGGAGGCGGGGCGGGCAGGAGGCGGGGCGGGCAGGAGGCGGGGCCTGGCGAGGGTGGGGCTGGCGGGCTGAGTGACTCTGCGCCCCACCCCTTTGCTCTCAGACTTGGTGGCTAAGGGCCCCAGGAACCTCCGGACTGACCCAAGATCCTTGAAGACCGCAGCTccagccctccttcccctccccagcctcctatTCCCGCCACTTCGATCCGCTTACCCCGAACAAGAGGGGAGTCCTGTCAAATGTAGAACCACACCAAGTTGGGGGACTAGAAATCTGAGTCTGGAATACTAAACAGAAGGCTGTCTGACATTGAGCCAGTTGAGCAGGAAAGGCTGAAATTAATCATTTTAGAGTCACCTTAGTTTTTCAACAGGCTGAACTGCAACAGCATTGAACAGTCTGGCGGGGTCTTCTTTAGGAATGAGGAGTGTGGCATGGCAACTTCATTTCCCGGTCCCATTTGGTTTTGCATACAGCACCAGGCCTTCGGTACCACTCAGTAGCTTCCTATGGGTCCAAATCAAGCTTCTTGTCCTGATCTGGGTTCTTCTACCCTCAGGGTCAAAGACCTGGGCTTTGGAGGGAGACTGTACAGAATAAGAATCTCGCCTCCAGCacttactggctctgtgaccttaaCTTTTCTGcaattcctcatctataaatggatATATATTATCTTGTGTCTAGTCCATAGGGGtgttgtgaggcttaaatgagatgTGTAATGTGCCTAGTGAACTGTCTGTCAGAGCAAAATACTCGATAGATGTCAGCGACTATAATGGCTCAGAAGATAGCGCCAACAGTTAGGGTTTTAGAACTGAGCTCTGTTGGCAGCAAAATGGGACAAAGGGAGTCAGAAATAGACACTGACAGCCACTGGGGCTACACATTTGCCAAGATGGCTGTTCTTTCTCATACACAGTTTCCCAACCAGATTGACATTTGcgtttgatttcttctgaggtctcttgCCTTTGCTTACagacatctttttatatttttacatggtCTTATACATCTGTGTGTTTGTGCCCTAATCTCCTTATAAGTTCACTAGTCATATTGGACTAGGGACCACCCTAATGACCTCTTTAAAGACTCTATCtccaagggagcctgggtggctcattcagttgaatgtccaactcttgattttggttcaggtcatgatcccagggtcataggattgagccccacgttgggctccacactgagcatcgagcctgcttaagattctctctctctctctctctctctctctctctctctctccctcctcctcctccttctccttctcctccttctcctccctctgcccctctcccctgctcacactctttctctctctctctctcaaaaaaaaaaaaaaaagagttaaagactaactccaaatacagttacattctgaggCTACGGGCTAGGATTTCAgtatatgaatttgaggggggaGATGTGACACAATTCAGGCCATAATGGAGGGGTGCTATTTTAAATGCTATTGTTCTTAAAGTTTTGATTTCTACTTGTACTTTATTATACAGCAATAGGTTGATTTCTCTGTGTTGACCTTGTATTCTGTGATCTTGCTAAACTCATTCATTAGTTCTAAgaggtttattttgtttgtttttggtagatttcttggaattttctatacagacaatcatgtcatctgtgaataggaatagtttaattttttcctttccagtccaTATGCCTTTTCTTCGACTTGCCTTATTGCACAAGCTAGTACTTCCAGTACGAGTACTGCCTCATTCCCATCTAAGGGAAAAagcattcagtttttcaccaGGAAGTGTGATGTTAACTCTAAGTGTGTGTGTTGTAGCTGCCCTTTATcgggttgaggaagttcccttctattcctaggtTTCTCAGAGTTTTTACCTTGCATGGATACTGAAGTCTATCAAATGTTTTATTCTGCATCAATTGTTAGGATCATCTTTACACTATAATATAGtggattatgttttttgttttgttttgttttgttttgttgttgttaataccGAGCCAGTGTTACTTTCCTGGGAATAAGCCCCACTTGGTTCTGGTGTATCATTCTTTTTACACATTACTGTATttggttaatattttgttgatagttttcaCAACCATATTCTTGAGAGATAGTGCTCTATAGCTTTCTACTTTCTCTACTGTCTTTGTCTGGTTAACGTTGTAAATGCattgtttgaatcaggatccaaataaaGTCCATCCATCGAGATTTGTTTGTCTCTTAGGTGTTTTTAAAGTATAGAtttcccctccatctctctcttgcctttttttctcccttacaaattttatttactgaaaaattgAGAAGGCTGCACTCCTGACCACTACAATAAGCTGCTTGTAGAAATTATTTGGGGCCCAGTGTCCAAAGGGCACAGCAATTTATGTTTATAGATAGTCCTGGGTGAAGTAATTCCTAGGGGTCCTACCGATAAGTAGGAGGGTGGGTAGTTGTTATCAGGGAGTTCTGTTTCTCCTCCTGAGATGGGGGGCTCTGTCTGGGTGGAAAGCTATACTTCAGGATGGTAGAGGGAGCATCTCTTACTTTTAGAGTGTAGATCAAAGAAGGATATATGAGCATTTAGTGTGGGTATTGAAGTCAGGAGGTCAGGCGATGGATTTCAAAAGGGGTGCTAACAAAAGTTTCTGAGGCAGGCAGGAGCAGCTGGATTATGAAACAAGGGGGAatccaagaaatagaaagtggGAAAAACGATCACAGAACACATTTGCTGAGTGCTTATCATGTTTCAGGCACTATttcaggcactggggatatagaATTCAACAAGACACAGACCAGCTTTAGGGGAATTAATAATCTGGGCCTCCAATccattaaaaaaccccaaaaaccccATTCTTGGCTCCCCATTGTTCTTAGAATAAACATCAGACATAGCCTCCAGACTCCCTAAAAGAAGTGGTCCCTCTCTAGCTTTTCTTCCTCACATGGTGACAGACTCCATTTGCTTTCTTCCCTTCAGTGaccctcttttccattttcttgaacAATCATGTTATTAGGGTCTTCGTAGTCTTTGCAAGTTCCATTCCTGTTGCCTGGAACATTCGTctcccatccttccacccacgcTTCACCTAGGTTTTTCTAACTTATTCGGAGATTGTTATAGGCACAGTTCTAAGATGGCTCCCAAGATTATCCCCGATAACCCAATCTCATTAGACATCCTGACTCtgcactgctttttaaaaaaaaacaaaatttttttttaacttttatttatttttgagacagagagagacagagcatgaacgggggaggggcagagagagagggagacacagaattggaagcaggctccaggctctgagccatcagcccagagcccgacgcggggctcgaactgcgagatagtgacctgaaccgaagtcagacgctcaaccgactgagccacccaggcgcccctacactgcTTGTTGTTAGCACTTATCACAATGGTTATGTCTGAACCATCTTGTAGTcagttattttctgtttcctgcctAAAATTTCAGCTCCGTGGGGTAGGGACCGACATATTTCCAGCACCTTACGAAGTGTTGTCATACATTAggggttcaataaatatttggggattaTACACTGTTCTGATATTACAGAcagcacaagaaaggaaaattgtttACTCTGtatgaacataaatataaaattcataaataaaatattagcaaatgatatccaacaattaattaaaaaaataagccacaaTCATGTTGGGTTTACCTCAGGGATGGAAAGATAGGAAATCTCTATATAAAATTCtttgcattggggcgcctgggaggcgcagtcggttaagcgtccgacttcagccgggtcacgatctcgcggtccgtgagttcgagccccgcgtcaggctctgggctgatggctcagagcctggagcctgtttccgattctgtgtctccctctctctctgcccctcccccgttcatgctctgtctctctctgtcccccaaaaaataaataaacgttgaaaaaaaaatttaaaattctttgcatTAACGGATTCATGGAAAAtgatcacatgatcatatcattAGTTGccaaaaaacatttaataaagttCAACCCcataagttttataaaattatttttataaaatttttataaaatttttataaaattatttttaaggcttttgaaaatgttttatttattttgagagagagagggagagagggaatgcgTGCATGAATGtgggtggaggagcagagagaaagggacagagagaatctcgagcaggctgtgtgctgctTGTTtggtcccatgaaccgtgagatcatgaccttagccgaaatcaagagttgggcgcccaaccgactgagtcacacaggaaCCCCCAAACCCGTAATTCTTAGGAAGCTAGGAATAGATGAGAACTTTCTTAATTTGATAAAGATCAGATACCAATAGTCTACTTCAAATATCATACTTTAGATACATTTCCTTTAGTCAGGAACGAAGCTAGAATATGTCATCAATGCTATTATTTAACATGGTATTGGAAATCCTTGCCCAgcagttggcaaactttttctgtttgGGTTGAATAATAACTATTTTAGGACATACAGTCTGTGTTGCAATTATTCTATTGTGCTGTTGTAGCATGAAAACAGTCATAGGTAATacgtgaatgaatgaaagtgacTATGTtccattaaaactttatttacaaaaactggctggggtgcctgggtggttcagtcagttaagtgtctgactcttgatttcagcccaggtggtgatcccagggtcgtgggattgagccttgtgtcgggctttgtgctgactgaacgtgaagcctgcttaagagtctctctctctctctctctctctctctctctcttactccctctgcccttctccccccagcTTGAgcactctctgtctccatctctctctctctctccctaaataacaaataaataaccaaaacaaaacaaaaaaaactttatttacagaaacaggtaATAGGAAATATTTGGCATGTAGGCCATAGTTTGCTAATCTCTGTTCCAGCCAGTGCAACAAGGTAAGAAGAACAGGTGAGGAATAAGAACAGAAAGTGACAAAATAGTCATTACTGGCATATAGTGCACGAGAGTTCAAGAGAATCAATGAGctcactattataaataacaagaaaattcaAGATGATTTCTGGATACAAGAtcaaactaaaatattaaattgtCCACTACATTATAAttgatgaatataaaataaaatattatagtaatagtttaatatattaatatcattataatatgtaatatataatattacatattattatatataatatatatgtattatatattatattacatataataatatatatgttatatataatatagtatatataacatatataaaatataatatattgtataatatatcaattataatatattatattatattatatattatacaatactataatatactatatagtatatatgttatatatactatattatatatattatataacatataatatatattaatgatatatataatatatattaaacataattattatattattataataattataatataatataataatagtaatattattataatattatgatataagaatataatatactattatatattatattatatataatatcattaatatataacatatattaatataatattaatatattaatatcaaCAGAGAATATGGACTATGTAGGAATAAATGTAATGAAGGAGGTGCAAGGCCCTGATgagaaaatttccaaacttcCTAAAAAGGCATATAAAAAATTCTTTCCCATTTCAGTGGAGGGCAGCTCCATCTTTCCAGTCATTTGGTCAAACACTTCGGAGTTATTCTTACTGTTTTCTCAAACCCTAAAACCAATCATTCAGGAAATTCTCTTGGatcaattttcaaaatacagtaaaaacttggtttgtgagcataattcgtccGGAAAACACGCtcgtaatccaaagcacttgtgcaTCAAAGCGAATtttaagaaccattggctcagttgtgatcatgtgaccttTGGCATCACAGTACTACTTGTATGGCAAGGCATCGCTcagtttatcaagttaaaatttattagaaatgtttgctcatcttgcggaacactcacagaaaAAGTCACTCgcagtccaaggttttactgtacattaaaaatatacctgtttccgattctgtgtctccctctctctctgcccctcccccgttcatgctctgtctctctctgtccccaaaataaataaaggttaaaaaaaaaaaaatgaccacttCCACTGCCACCACTCTGGTCTAAACCATCTTGTGCCTGCAGAAGCATCCTAATGAACCCAGTCTCCACTCTTGTTTCTCTATAATCTATTTGCTACATAGCAGCCAGAGTAATTCTTTTACAACTTtggtcagatcatgtcactctttTACTCAAACCCCCGCGATCTCTTGTGCCTCACACTTATTTATTCTGTTCATTGCCTCTCCCACTTTAGTATATGTGCCCCAAGGGGGGAGCCATCTTGGTCTGCTTACCGATGCATCCTGAGTGCCTACAACAGTGCAAGTAATACGAGAGATAACGGCTAGCGCCAGGGAAAACttacacatgaaagaaaatataatcaccGATCGCTACTGTAAAATCAAGCCATCAAGCAATCCCTGAGCACAGTGTAGCTGCTAGGCTGTCTTGCCACACTTCCATAAATCCAGTTGCTAAGGAAACAAAGACGCCGTTATTACCCATGACACGGCAGGTAGCCTGGACTTCATGCTGCGATAATTCCTtttgctccctgcccccagttcTTCTTGGGAAGAACAGTGGATCTGTGTCACACCTGAGAAATGCTAATCTTAGGAAACTCTCAATCTTATAAGGGGACTGCTAGCAAACCTGACCAAACTTTGCCCCTCGGGGAGAGGTTATCTTTATTATCCTGCTGAGGAAACATCTTCTCGGAGGACAGAAGGTCTCTGCAGTGTCTCTGGAGTACTACAtctctaaatctctctctctctctctcgttactgtcttttaaaacaaatctgcCCTCTGCGGTGGTAGAAGACAGTAGCTCTAGGTTCTAAGCCTGTTTGCTgtacaaacatccttgaaaagagaGCCAGAGTTGTGTAGAAATGCCTTGGACAATTGCCTGCCACCGACTTGTTCAGCAGTGAATACTTGACAAAAGCATGAGAATGTGATCATCAAGAAAACTCTATTGGAAGaatgggggaaggagaagggccTATTTGTGGAGTAGCATAAAAGGGCTAATCCCTTGGCTGTTATGGCAAGGAACTGTATACAAAACTAATCAAAAAACGGTAGTGTAAGTATATGGTGATATGGACTCAAACACCCGAAGAACACTTAAGAGAGCTGAAAGTAGTTATGTCACGTTGCACTCGCTTGGTTTCCCTCCTACCTCTATAGCGACCCTTTCCCACTGACCCTTGGTGTCTCCCCTTCATCGACTCCACGTTTTCGTGTTGAAATGATCCAGGGCTCCATCCTTGGAAACCCCGTGGCTTTATATGCTGACAGATTTCAAAATTTGCAACGAGGAGGTCATTAGTAATCTTGACAAAGAGCACCTTTGGTTGGGTGTAGGCACAAAATCCTGACTGGAGAGGGTTTGAGAAATTCATAGATTTATAAAGAATGGATATCCTCCCTTTGAGGATTCAGATCATCTTTCTATTACAAATCCCAAGTAAAACCTGATATTTAACAAAAGACACGTAGTTCAAATGTAAAGAATCGTAAAAAGTTACAAGAAATCCTAGCAGAAATTCCTTAAAACTTCACActcataaattttgttttttatagacatttttctagatagattTTATGCATGTCGTGACTTACTGAACTAGTGGTTTTGCCTTTCGTggataaaacattttttgtttgctcCTTCTGCTATGtgataattctattttctccttACGTGATTTGGACAATTTCGtccaaaaattttgaaaaactatttaaaagttGTGACATCCTGTCATGTATGCTGCTGCTGATTCATTGAAAAGCTGGTTTCTCAACATCGgcgctattgacattttgggtgGGATATGTCTGTGTGGTCGGGGCTGTTCTGTCTGTTGCGGTTTGTTTAGCAGCATCCGCGGCCTCTTTGTACGAGATGTCAGTCGCGTCCCCCGTTGTGACAACCGGAAATATCTccaacattgccaaatgtccccccttgggggggggggtgaggccaAATCCCTCCAGGTGGAGGACCACGGTTGTAGAGAGGGTCAGAGAACAGTGGAAttcagggaggctgggaagaagGTACATATACAGTGAGGGTAGAGACAGATTGCAAgtgaaaagatggggaaaaaaaactaaaaaaaaaagaagttagatgctcaactgactgagccacccaggcacccctctagtgtaatttttttaatgtctatttttatttttgagagagagggagggtgcggggcagagagagagagagagagagagagagagagagagagagaggaggacagagaatccgaagtgggtgccgtgctgacagcagagagcctggcacagggtcaaactcatgaactgaaccgtgagatcatgacctgaacctaagtttgacacttaaccaactgagtcactcaggtaacaactccccccaaccccccttctagtgtaatttttaatagtgtttcctttcattctcaaaagtgtCCCAGTTTGGATAATAAATTACATGCTCATCCTACTCTGAAGGAGCAGGCCTTGATCAATTTCGGCTTTATTTCTGGTCGGCCATGTCGATTCCATTCCCAAACCCCACCTTTCCAGAATTCCCATTGTAATAACTCTCCTCTTCCTCATGCTGAGTCCAGACTTTGATCTGCCTGATCAGGAGCCAAGACTCTTGAGAGGCTAGCACAAGCAGTCGTATACAACTCAACTCCTCCACAGAATCTTCTTCATAAAATACCCTCTGGTCTAAATTTCCTTCCACCAGTGGACCTAGAAGGGTATAGCGGGTGCAGCCTCTGGAATTCTCCAAGGGATCATAGCCCAGCTCCACTTGCCCCTGACGTAGCCAATACAGCCCTTTTTTGTCAGAACCTGTCAGGACCTCTATCCGGATGACTTTTTGTGGCTTCTCCAAAATCACTGTCAGGTAGTTGCCTCTTACAGGATTGAGAGTAGAGTAGCACTCTTTGTTCAGAGTATAAGCGTATTGTGGAATACCATTCATTTCTGCCATCATGTCAGTGAGGACGCTGGCAACGGGGTTGTCTGGTTCACCAAacaccttctccttctccacaggAAAGCATGTGCCCTCAAACGCAGGATACTTGCCTATGTGGAAGAAGACTGAGGGACTGAAACGAATTGGAACACTCTGGGCCAAGAGAAGGCGGAATTCAGAGAGAAACAAGTAAATGGGAATATCCttatggaaaaggagaaagagagaggccaggCGGGAGAGGTCACTGGTGTGGAAAACTTTCCCAGAGAGGCTTAGGCTGGAGAACTCCAGGATCGCCCAAGGTAGTTCTTTCCAGGCTGATAATGCCCAATAGATGGtggaaataaatttggaagtgCAGTAAACATAATCTTCCATCATCAGAAAGTATTCAGAGAGGTTGACAGCAAAGTTCATGAGGAGGGCATAATGGACTTTCTGCCTGGAATAATGCGCTTCGCAGCGTGAGGTGCGACTAACATTATTCCGATCTCCTGGGAGAGGAGAGTCACCGAGACGACCGTGGATCACGAGCAGCTTCTGGGCCTCAATATGTGGTTTGAAGAGGTCTGAAATATTGGCAACTGTTCGTCTGAGCCATTCGGGGTCGGGATCTGACAGGTGGACCAGCACCACGATACAATTCAGCTCGTGTTCTGAGGAAGCTTGGAACAGGGACCGCAGGGTGTCCAAGAGGTAGCTCCCATTAGGGTGTTGCTCTGAGGAAATCCCTATGGTCAGCAGTTCtaggggtggagggagacaaGGGAGACTTTAGCTCTTCAAGATGGGGGAAAGGTTCCTAGGATTTCCTCTCAGGTCTCCCCTTAATGCCACACCTGTGACAAATTCATATTTCCCTTCCTTGGGAGAGTGTGGTCCAGAGGTGAGGATAATCTCTGGTTAGAGGTTGCCAAGTGGTTTTATTTGATCACAACTTTAAAAGGTTATTGGTGGAAACTATGAA is part of the Felis catus isolate Fca126 chromosome F1, F.catus_Fca126_mat1.0, whole genome shotgun sequence genome and encodes:
- the LOC101080681 gene encoding alpha-1,6-mannosyl-glycoprotein 4-beta-N-acetylglucosaminyltransferase-like isoform X6 is translated as MQEEKKKILWQLNQDQMISESRNHLENFKDMQKASPLLQQAKYKLLAGSPPQEKKLLTIGISSEQHPNGSYLLDTLRSLFQASSEHELNCIVVLVHLSDPDPEWLRRTVANISDLFKPHIEAQKLLVIHGRLGDSPLPGDRNNVSRTSRCEAHYSRQKVHYALLMNFAVNLSEYFLMMEDYVYCTSKFISTIYWALSAWKELPWAILEFSSLSLSGKVFHTSDLSRLASLFLLFHKDIPIYLFLSEFRLLLAQSVPIRFSPSVFFHIGKYPAFEGTCFPVEKEKVFGEPDNPVASVLTDMMAEMNGIPQYAYTLNKECYSTLNPVRGNYLTVILEKPQKVIRIEVLTGSDKKGLYWLRQGQVELGYDPLENSRGCTRYTLLGPLVEGNLDQRVFYEEDSVEELSCIRLLVLASQESWLLIRQIKVWTQHEEEESYYNGNSGKVGFGNGIDMADQK
- the LOC101080681 gene encoding alpha-1,3-mannosyl-glycoprotein 4-beta-N-acetylglucosaminyltransferase-like protein MGAT4E isoform X1, encoding MRTAWVLATFLTRVSRERCYSSHFSYEAIETQSPKITSPTCTTAASRENQMLRFWKSTFFLNASNHLEKNQEEKKKILWQLNQDQMISESRNHLENFKDMQKASPLLQQAKYKLLAGSPPQEKKLLTIGISSEQHPNGSYLLDTLRSLFQASSEHELNCIVVLVHLSDPDPEWLRRTVANISDLFKPHIEAQKLLVIHGRLGDSPLPGDRNNVSRTSRCEAHYSRQKVHYALLMNFAVNLSEYFLMMEDYVYCTSKFISTIYWALSAWKELPWAILEFSSLSLSGKVFHTSDLSRLASLFLLFHKDIPIYLFLSEFRLLLAQSVPIRFSPSVFFHIGKYPAFEGTCFPVEKEKVFGEPDNPVASVLTDMMAEMNGIPQYAYTLNKECYSTLNPVRGNYLTVILEKPQKVIRIEVLTGSDKKGLYWLRQGQVELGYDPLENSRGCTRYTLLGPLVEGNLDQRVFYEEDSVEELSCIRLLVLASQESWLLIRQIKVWTQHEEEESYYNGNSGKVGFGNGIDMADQK
- the LOC101080681 gene encoding alpha-1,3-mannosyl-glycoprotein 4-beta-N-acetylglucosaminyltransferase-like protein MGAT4E isoform X5, coding for MRHCLWKYIIVVVSLIFLSFFLQENNEEHLTYNLSLQEEKKKILWQLNQDQMISESRNHLENFKDMQKASPLLQQAKYKLLAGSPPQEKKLLTIGISSEQHPNGSYLLDTLRSLFQASSEHELNCIVVLVHLSDPDPEWLRRTVANISDLFKPHIEAQKLLVIHGRLGDSPLPGDRNNVSRTSRCEAHYSRQKVHYALLMNFAVNLSEYFLMMEDYVYCTSKFISTIYWALSAWKELPWAILEFSSLSLSGKVFHTSDLSRLASLFLLFHKDIPIYLFLSEFRLLLAQSVPIRFSPSVFFHIGKYPAFEGTCFPVEKEKVFGEPDNPVASVLTDMMAEMNGIPQYAYTLNKECYSTLNPVRGNYLTVILEKPQKVIRIEVLTGSDKKGLYWLRQGQVELGYDPLENSRGCTRYTLLGPLVEGNLDQRVFYEEDSVEELSCIRLLVLASQESWLLIRQIKVWTQHEEEESYYNGNSGKVGFGNGIDMADQK
- the LOC101080681 gene encoding alpha-1,3-mannosyl-glycoprotein 4-beta-N-acetylglucosaminyltransferase-like protein MGAT4E isoform X4, which translates into the protein MLVLVLTSKLQDPLANATLRAPPGPSTMRHCLWKYIIVVVSLIFLSFFLQENNEEHLTYNLSLEEKKKILWQLNQDQMISESRNHLENFKDMQKASPLLQQAKYKLLAGSPPQEKKLLTIGISSEQHPNGSYLLDTLRSLFQASSEHELNCIVVLVHLSDPDPEWLRRTVANISDLFKPHIEAQKLLVIHGRLGDSPLPGDRNNVSRTSRCEAHYSRQKVHYALLMNFAVNLSEYFLMMEDYVYCTSKFISTIYWALSAWKELPWAILEFSSLSLSGKVFHTSDLSRLASLFLLFHKDIPIYLFLSEFRLLLAQSVPIRFSPSVFFHIGKYPAFEGTCFPVEKEKVFGEPDNPVASVLTDMMAEMNGIPQYAYTLNKECYSTLNPVRGNYLTVILEKPQKVIRIEVLTGSDKKGLYWLRQGQVELGYDPLENSRGCTRYTLLGPLVEGNLDQRVFYEEDSVEELSCIRLLVLASQESWLLIRQIKVWTQHEEEESYYNGNSGKVGFGNGIDMADQK
- the LOC101080681 gene encoding alpha-1,3-mannosyl-glycoprotein 4-beta-N-acetylglucosaminyltransferase-like protein MGAT4E isoform X3 yields the protein MLVLVLTSKLQDPLANATLRAPPGPSTMRHCLWKYIIVVVSLIFLSFFLQENNEEHLTYNLSLQEEKKKILWQLNQDQMISESRNHLENFKDMQKASPLLQQAKYKLLAGSPPQEKKLLTIGISSEQHPNGSYLLDTLRSLFQASSEHELNCIVVLVHLSDPDPEWLRRTVANISDLFKPHIEAQKLLVIHGRLGDSPLPGDRNNVSRTSRCEAHYSRQKVHYALLMNFAVNLSEYFLMMEDYVYCTSKFISTIYWALSAWKELPWAILEFSSLSLSGKVFHTSDLSRLASLFLLFHKDIPIYLFLSEFRLLLAQSVPIRFSPSVFFHIGKYPAFEGTCFPVEKEKVFGEPDNPVASVLTDMMAEMNGIPQYAYTLNKECYSTLNPVRGNYLTVILEKPQKVIRIEVLTGSDKKGLYWLRQGQVELGYDPLENSRGCTRYTLLGPLVEGNLDQRVFYEEDSVEELSCIRLLVLASQESWLLIRQIKVWTQHEEEESYYNGNSGKVGFGNGIDMADQK
- the LOC101080681 gene encoding alpha-1,3-mannosyl-glycoprotein 4-beta-N-acetylglucosaminyltransferase-like protein MGAT4E isoform X2, with the translated sequence MRTAWVLATFLTRVSRERCYSSHFSYEAIETQSPKITSPTCTTAASRENQMLRFWKSTFFLNASNHLEKNEEKKKILWQLNQDQMISESRNHLENFKDMQKASPLLQQAKYKLLAGSPPQEKKLLTIGISSEQHPNGSYLLDTLRSLFQASSEHELNCIVVLVHLSDPDPEWLRRTVANISDLFKPHIEAQKLLVIHGRLGDSPLPGDRNNVSRTSRCEAHYSRQKVHYALLMNFAVNLSEYFLMMEDYVYCTSKFISTIYWALSAWKELPWAILEFSSLSLSGKVFHTSDLSRLASLFLLFHKDIPIYLFLSEFRLLLAQSVPIRFSPSVFFHIGKYPAFEGTCFPVEKEKVFGEPDNPVASVLTDMMAEMNGIPQYAYTLNKECYSTLNPVRGNYLTVILEKPQKVIRIEVLTGSDKKGLYWLRQGQVELGYDPLENSRGCTRYTLLGPLVEGNLDQRVFYEEDSVEELSCIRLLVLASQESWLLIRQIKVWTQHEEEESYYNGNSGKVGFGNGIDMADQK